From Phragmites australis chromosome 5, lpPhrAust1.1, whole genome shotgun sequence, a single genomic window includes:
- the LOC133918856 gene encoding uncharacterized protein LOC133918856, with the protein MIQLLFVVLVAEASVAAALLFKTPLRKLAVLGLDRLKRGRRAPVALKTVAGVVIALLTSTLYSMTEIRGRAAGDPDSGGGGGGLTPTDQVLFSRHLLEASLMGYSLFLALLIDRLHQYIRDLRGFKKNLEAISKHNKMLEEAKLGISEETKKYQEEIATLNEEMKKLKLQVQEKTEEVHVAEDKALAIQKQSEGLLTEYDRLLEDNQHLREQLQSIDLKLPSSS; encoded by the exons ATGATCCAGCTTCTGTTCGTGGTGCTGGTGGCAGAGGCATCCGTGGCAGCGGCGCTGCTCTTCAAGACGCCACTGCGGAAGCTCGCCGTGCTAGGGCTGGACCGCCTCaagcgcggccgccgcgcgcccGTCGCCCTCAAGACTGTCGCCGGCGTTGTCATCGCACTGCTCACCTCCACGCTCTACAGCATGACCGAGATCAGAGGCCGCGCCGCTGGCGACcccgactccggcggcggcggcggcgggctcaCGCCCACTGACCAGGTCCTTTTCTCGCGCCACCTCCTCGAGGCGTCCCTCATGG GGTACTCCTTATTTCTTGCTCTATTGATTGATCGGCTTCACCAATACATCAGAGATCTACGTGGGTTCAAAAAGAACTTAGAGGCTATATCAAAGCATAATAAAATGTTGGAGGAAGCAAAACTTGGAATTTCAGAGGAGACAAAGAAGTACCAGGAAGAGATTGCGACTCTGAATGAGGAGATGAAGAAACTGAAGCTACAAGTCCAAGAAAAGACAGAAGAAGTCCATGTTGCTGAGGACAAGGCACTTGCCATTCAAAAACAATCTGAAGGCTTGCTGACTGAATATGACCGCCTGCTTGAGGACAACCAGCATCTTCGGGAACAGCTGCAGTCAATTGACCTCAAGCTCCCCAGTTCTTCTTAA